Proteins encoded within one genomic window of Humulus lupulus chromosome 1, drHumLupu1.1, whole genome shotgun sequence:
- the LOC133779847 gene encoding uncharacterized protein LOC133779847, translated as MDMSSGDMFDHYTASTAPSSRKKDSKRLRGESSKAASKKARTKDHPPAATPLKEKMPPPSPHDQQSPPAPVNQHSTPPAPTEQTPQGNQPGDALTSTVVGLARERIYKLSKHKRSQEAIVGTNSMEGLLTITVGWRRTGALLTQTRNADTKYIEAMKVLGGKNVDMLERNTELLDKNTEMLEKNSKLAKELQQFKTALDKANEDKEKFKECARLNCQEAKQLKVDLIASRKETEELEGRVKELEEMNARNLKKNYVVSLLWLKNKEKKEKSGKFQRNWRF; from the exons ATGG atatgtcatctggaGACATGTTTGATCACTACACCGCCTCTACTGCTCCCTCGAgcaggaagaaagacagcaagCGGCTTCGCGGGGAAAGCAGCAAAGCTGCTTCAAAGAAGGCCCGGACTAAGGATCATCCTCCAGCAGCCACTCCTTTAAAAGAAAAAATGCCACCTCCCTCTCCACACGACCAGCAGTCTCCACCTGCACCAGTCAATCAACACTCTACCCCTCCAGCACCAACCGAACAGACTCCTCAAGGTAATCAACCTGGAGACGCCCTGACCAGCACCGTAGTTGGCTTAGCCAGAGAGAGGATATATAAACTCTCAAAGCATAAGCGCAGCCAAGAGGCCATTGtcggcaccaactccatggag GGGTTGCTGACTATAACTGTTGGTTGGCGCCGCACGGGGGCTTTGCTCACCCAGACTAGAAACGCCGACACCAAGTATATTGAGGCGATGAAGGTGCTCGGGGGGAAGAACGTCGATATGCTCGAGAGAAACACAGAATTGCTCGACAAGAACACCGAAATGCTCGAGAAAAATTCTAAGCTGGCCAAAGAACTTCAACAGTTTAAGACTGCCCTGGACAAAGCCAATGAAGATAAAGAGAAGTTCAAGGAGTGCGCTAGACTTAACTGTCAAGAAGCCAAACAGCTTAAGGTCGATCTGATTGCGAGCAGAAAGGAGACTGAGGAGCTGGAGGGGCGCgttaaggagcttgaggagatgAATGCCAGAAACTTAAagaa gaattatgttgtatCTTTGTTGTGGTTGAagaataaagaaaagaaagaaaaaagtggAAAATTTCAAAGAAATTGGCGTTTTTGA